The DNA window CAGTACCCGGAGATTTTTCTTCCGCTGCTTTCTTCATCGGTGCGGCGCTCATGTTTGAAGGTTCTGACATAACCATCAGAAATGTCGGCCTCAATGAAACCAGAACAGGGCTCCTCACCGCCCTTGCCTCATTCGGCGTAAAGTTTGAGCTCAATTATTATGAAAATACAGTGGAGCCCATGGGCGACATCCACATAAAACATCAGTCATTCAGCGGCGGCAGGGTGGACGGGGATCTGGTGGCGAACCTGATAGATGAGCTTCCGCTTCTGGCGTTTCTCGGCATGTTTGCTGACTCGCCCGTTGAAATAAGGGATGCCCACGAGCTGCGGGTCAAGGAATCCGACCGCATAGCCTCAACACTCTACAACCTCCGCCAGCTTGGCGCAGAAACCGAGGAGTTTGAGGACGGGATGAAGATATATCCGCTGAAAAAAGAACCTGTTCAGGCACACCTCCGCTCCTTCTTCGATCACCGTATAGCCATGCTCTCCATCCTTATGTGCAAGCGTTTCGGGGAGAAGGTTTCTGTTGACGAGACAGAAAGCGTTGATGTATCTTTTCCCAACTTCGCAAGCATTCTGGAGCAGACAGAAGTTAAGTGAGTTTCGGCTGAAGCAGGATACAGGCGGCTTGCTGATAAAATACTTTTAAAAATAACAATGTATATATTTGCATAAATCCTCCCCCGCCCTCCTTTACAAAAGGAGGGGGTTTTGCTTTTAGCGTCAACAGCTTCCTCCTTTATAAAAGGGGGATTTGATAAAGATGAACAAGTCGGTTACTGTGTTTATAACTCCATGGACGGAGTTGCGCAGTGCGAAGCGAAAGAGTGCGCAGCACAGCGAACGCGGGCAGCGCAAACGCAACCAAAGCAGCAAACAGCTTTACTGTGCAGGCTGCGCGTGAGAAAAAACTACAGGATGTAGGTTTTTTCGAACTATTATAAGTCAGAGATTGCTTCACCCCCGTCGGGGTTCGCAATGACATAAACAACTCCATGGACGGAGTTGCGCCGTGCGAAGCGAAGCCTTGCTTTGCAAGGCGCGAGCGTGTGAAGAAACGGACAGGATGTGCCGTTTCTGAACTATTATAGTAAAGGACATGATTTAATGAGTTTTCAGGTTGCCGTTGACGGCCCCGCAGGCAGCGGGAAAAGCAGTGTTTCAAAACTTATAGCGAAAAAATACGGTTTCACATACCTTGACACTGGCGCAATGTACAGAGCATGCGCATATATCAGAACGTCATTCGCCGATGATGACATTTCCTTCATAAAAATCCTTGAAAATACAGATATGCGTTTTGAGCCCTCCCCTTCAGGGCAGCGTATGTTCATAAACATCGCCGGAAAGGAGACGGAAGTCACAGACATAATCCGCACACCTGAGATAACGGCAAAAGTCGGTGAAATTTCCGCAATGCCGGATGTGCGCCGTCTTATGACAGCCAAGCAGCAGGAACTTGCCGAACGCGGAGAGGTCATAATGGAAGGGCGCGATATAGGCACGGTGGTTATGCCGGAGGCGGATGTTAAGTTTTTCTTCACCGCCTCACCCACTGAGCGCGCAAGGCGAAGACAGGCCGAATGGCAGACAAAAGGCGTGGAAGTGCCTCTGGAACAGCTTGAAAACGATATTCTCAAAAGAGACGAAATGGATTCGTCCAGAACCGAAGCCCCCCTGAAAAAAGCCGATGATGCACTGGAATTGGACACAACTGGCTTGACAATAGATGAAGTTATATCAATAATGTCTGCTGAGATTGAAAGGAAACGAAAGGCCTGAGGTTTTAGTGAAAGTTTTTCTTGCCGAACATGCAGGGTTCTGCTTCGGCGTTGAACGCGCCGTGAGTCTTGTGGAAGAGACATCCGGCCTCAAATCAAACGTCTGCACTCTGGGACCGATTATACACAACCCGCAGGTTGTAAGACGCTTCAGCGAAAAGGGCGTCAGCGTCTGCAAATCACCGGATGACCTCAGCAGGGAAAGCACAGTCATTATACGTTCTCACGGCGTAACCAGAGAGACCTACCGAAATCTTGATGAAAAAGGCATAGATACGGTGGATGCTACCTGCCCCTTTGTCAAGAAAGCCCAGAAATCCGCTGGCGAATTCAGCAAAGACGGTTTTTCTGTCGTTGTATTCGGAGAGAGAGAACACCCTGAGGTTGAAGGAATAGTAAGCTTCATTGAGGGTGATTTTTATATAATATCAAGCGAGGCCGAGGCGGAAGCGCTTCACGGCTTCGATAAATGCGCCCTCGTGGCGCAGACCACGCAGAACAAAGATACTTTTTCAAGAATTACAGAAATTCTTAAAACTAAATGCCGCGTGCTGGAAACAGCGCATACCATATGCAGCGCCACGGAAAAACGCCAGTCTGCGGCTATTGAGCTTGCCCGCAGGGTGGACGCGATGATTGTGATAGGCGGTAAAAACAGCGCCAACACAACACGTCTGTTCACCATTTGCAGCGAGATATGCCCCAGAACCTACCACATAGAAACTGCGGAGGAGCTTGAGGGCGTTAAGTTTATGCCAGAGGATACCATAGGGATAACCGCAGGCGCCAGCACGCCGGGAGATCTCATAAATGAGGTAATAGAACACTTTGGAAGGGGTCAGGAAATGAATGTGAATAACTCTAACAGCAATGACGAAATGAGAATGGAGGACTTTGAAACGCTTCTTGAAGAATCGTTCCAGCTCCCTGAGAAGGGCTCCGTTGTTAAAGGAGTCGTTGCGCAAATCAACGAAAGCGAAATCCTCGTCAACATCGGTTACAAAACCGAGGGGATTATCTCCAAAACCGAATTCGGCGGTAAAGGAGAGGTTGACGTAAAAGTTGGCGATGAAATCGAAGTAATGTATCAGGGGATGACCGGCGGCGGCGGGTACATCAAACTTTCCAGAAAAGCCATCGAAAAAGAAACAGACTGGCTGGCTGTGGAATCCGCACTTGAAACGGGCAAACCCGTTAAAGTTAAGGTTACAAGCAACGTGGATAAGGGCTTCCTCGGCAAGTTCAACGACATCGACTGCTTTATCCCCGAAAACCACATAGATTTCAAAAACAGAATGCAGGACCCCAAGTCCTACATCGGCAAGGAAATCGAGTGCAAAGTACTTAAAACTAACAAAAAACAGCGTTCATTCCTCGCTTCAAGAAGAATCAATATGTCTGAGTCCATGGACAAAAACAAAAAAGAATTCTTCGACGGCATCAAAGAAGGGGAAGCACTGAAAGGAACAGTTAAAACTGTTAAAAACTACGGTGCTTTCATGAACTTCGGCGCGGTGGACGGCTTCCTTCATAAAAACAACA is part of the Geovibrio ferrireducens genome and encodes:
- the cmk gene encoding (d)CMP kinase, producing the protein MSFQVAVDGPAGSGKSSVSKLIAKKYGFTYLDTGAMYRACAYIRTSFADDDISFIKILENTDMRFEPSPSGQRMFINIAGKETEVTDIIRTPEITAKVGEISAMPDVRRLMTAKQQELAERGEVIMEGRDIGTVVMPEADVKFFFTASPTERARRRQAEWQTKGVEVPLEQLENDILKRDEMDSSRTEAPLKKADDALELDTTGLTIDEVISIMSAEIERKRKA
- a CDS encoding bifunctional 4-hydroxy-3-methylbut-2-enyl diphosphate reductase/30S ribosomal protein S1, producing MKVFLAEHAGFCFGVERAVSLVEETSGLKSNVCTLGPIIHNPQVVRRFSEKGVSVCKSPDDLSRESTVIIRSHGVTRETYRNLDEKGIDTVDATCPFVKKAQKSAGEFSKDGFSVVVFGEREHPEVEGIVSFIEGDFYIISSEAEAEALHGFDKCALVAQTTQNKDTFSRITEILKTKCRVLETAHTICSATEKRQSAAIELARRVDAMIVIGGKNSANTTRLFTICSEICPRTYHIETAEELEGVKFMPEDTIGITAGASTPGDLINEVIEHFGRGQEMNVNNSNSNDEMRMEDFETLLEESFQLPEKGSVVKGVVAQINESEILVNIGYKTEGIISKTEFGGKGEVDVKVGDEIEVMYQGMTGGGGYIKLSRKAIEKETDWLAVESALETGKPVKVKVTSNVDKGFLGKFNDIDCFIPENHIDFKNRMQDPKSYIGKEIECKVLKTNKKQRSFLASRRINMSESMDKNKKEFFDGIKEGEALKGTVKTVKNYGAFMNFGAVDGFLHKNNIGWGVVKHPSQYLKEGEEIEVLVLTIDRENEKLEVGLKQIHNDPWSAVDDKYPDNQIVKGTVITRKSKGFVLELEPGVDGFVPQEELSWLKNAKVKLEPKDVVEGVVVGVDNANRKVIVSLRLLNENPWDTLKDKHPEGSTVKGVIKSVTEFGLFVDFGEFLDGLIRKKDISWTEEPEDLSNFKEGAEIEAKVLKIDPERERISLGLKQLEPNPWREVGKLLPLGKMTEVEITAVTKDGVTVSLPRDLSGFIPVSELDVDKIEPDSKFKVGQTIKAVVIKNDQRERSIILSVKRHQQDSERKEVKEFLKKMDDGNSSFSLGSMLKDKLDALENNEE